A part of Maridesulfovibrio hydrothermalis AM13 = DSM 14728 genomic DNA contains:
- a CDS encoding ATP-binding cassette domain-containing protein has protein sequence MIKIIGARQNNLKNITLEIPTNEFVVITGVSGSGKSSLAFDTIFSEAQREFLDSMSSYARRSIPRISKADVDTIEGLTPSVVIDQHPLGRNPRSTVGTVTEIYTYLRLLYSRLGKPILSASDFSFNRPSGACETCKGLGFEIVPDMNRLFDFNKSLNQGAIKHKTWKVNGRYWNIIVATGFFDMDKKLADFSEEESNKLFHSEPIKATNDQPGYVQSFSFEGVISRLLKRQNDSRGLTGNSYDEQFFTKRACLTCKGARINSRAREVQVNGRSIVDLVNMEIHELHEYLKNLKGSVADAIIPYINKLLSHMIDSGIGYLTVNRSIGTLSNGEVQRLKLARQLGVSLTGLIYVLDEPTRGLHPRDTEKLLGILDQLKNKGNSLLVVEHDMAVMQHADHIIDIGPGAGKNGGKIVGQGSPGEIRELDTLTGEYMSKRKKVTRRLQCLKNAKDFLTIEGAKLHNLKNINVKIPRNALTCLTGVSGSGKSSLIEVFLKKYSNATVVDQSAVGANARSIPATYTKAFDDIRKEFSREVGIEPSLLTFNGAGACHECDGLGYKVIDMHFLGDVQELCPECQGKRYVSHVLDYRYKNKTISDVLEMTISEALTFFSNKSIIRALSILESVGLGYLTLGQPLNTLSGGEAQRVKLASRLRKKGEIYVLDEPTSGLHIADIDLLLEVINKLVKKNNTVIVVEHNLEIISNADWVIDLGPEGGDAGGYIVAEGTPEEIAKTEASYTGNFLSELFLGNEL, from the coding sequence ATGATTAAAATTATTGGGGCGCGGCAAAACAACCTTAAAAACATTACGTTAGAAATACCCACTAATGAGTTCGTTGTAATAACTGGTGTGTCGGGATCTGGCAAATCATCATTAGCATTTGATACCATATTCTCAGAAGCTCAACGTGAGTTCCTTGACTCTATGAGTTCATATGCAAGAAGATCAATTCCAAGAATATCAAAAGCAGACGTCGACACTATCGAAGGACTTACCCCAAGTGTTGTGATTGATCAACATCCTTTGGGCCGAAATCCAAGGTCAACGGTTGGGACTGTAACTGAAATCTATACGTATTTAAGATTACTGTATTCCAGATTGGGAAAACCTATTCTTAGTGCTTCAGATTTTTCCTTCAACAGACCTTCAGGAGCATGTGAAACATGCAAAGGCTTAGGGTTTGAAATAGTCCCAGATATGAACAGGCTATTTGATTTCAACAAATCTCTCAATCAAGGTGCAATAAAGCATAAGACATGGAAGGTTAACGGAAGATATTGGAATATAATTGTAGCAACTGGCTTTTTTGATATGGACAAGAAACTTGCAGATTTTTCCGAAGAGGAAAGCAACAAACTTTTTCACAGTGAGCCGATTAAAGCGACAAACGATCAACCTGGTTATGTTCAATCTTTTTCCTTTGAAGGAGTAATATCCCGTCTTTTAAAAAGACAAAATGATAGCAGAGGATTGACTGGCAATTCTTATGATGAACAATTTTTCACTAAGAGAGCTTGTTTAACATGTAAAGGAGCTCGAATCAATTCACGTGCACGTGAGGTACAGGTAAATGGGCGTAGTATTGTTGACTTAGTTAATATGGAAATCCATGAGTTGCATGAATATCTGAAGAATCTCAAAGGAAGTGTGGCTGACGCAATTATACCATATATCAATAAGTTACTCTCACATATGATTGACTCTGGAATTGGTTACTTAACAGTGAACAGATCAATAGGGACTCTTTCAAATGGTGAAGTACAAAGATTGAAATTAGCCCGGCAACTTGGTGTTTCCTTAACGGGACTTATTTATGTATTGGATGAACCTACGAGGGGGTTGCATCCCCGGGACACAGAAAAACTATTAGGTATTCTTGATCAGCTCAAAAATAAAGGAAACTCACTTCTTGTCGTCGAGCATGATATGGCTGTTATGCAACACGCAGATCACATAATTGATATTGGACCAGGAGCTGGGAAAAATGGCGGAAAAATAGTCGGGCAAGGAAGTCCCGGAGAAATTCGAGAATTAGACACCCTAACCGGGGAATATATGTCCAAAAGAAAAAAAGTAACGAGGCGTCTGCAATGCTTAAAAAACGCCAAAGATTTTTTAACAATAGAGGGTGCAAAGTTACATAACTTAAAAAATATAAATGTCAAAATTCCTCGCAATGCTCTGACCTGTTTAACAGGTGTTTCAGGGAGTGGTAAGAGCTCATTAATAGAAGTGTTTTTAAAAAAATACTCCAATGCAACTGTAGTGGATCAAAGCGCTGTAGGCGCAAACGCTAGATCGATACCGGCTACGTATACCAAGGCTTTCGATGACATCCGAAAAGAATTTTCCAGAGAAGTTGGGATTGAACCTTCTCTTTTAACATTTAATGGTGCAGGTGCATGCCATGAATGTGATGGGCTGGGATATAAAGTTATTGATATGCATTTCCTTGGAGATGTTCAAGAGTTATGCCCTGAATGTCAAGGGAAGAGATATGTTTCTCATGTATTAGACTACAGATATAAAAACAAAACCATATCAGACGTTTTAGAAATGACCATATCTGAGGCACTTACTTTTTTCTCCAACAAATCCATAATTCGCGCTTTATCAATTCTTGAATCTGTTGGGCTTGGTTATTTAACGCTCGGGCAGCCCTTGAATACTCTTTCTGGCGGAGAAGCTCAAAGAGTTAAACTTGCTAGCAGACTCAGAAAAAAGGGTGAGATATATGTTCTTGATGAACCCACATCCGGGCTACATATTGCGGATATAGACTTGTTGCTAGAAGTCATAAATAAGCTTGTTAAGAAAAATAACACAGTCATAGTTGTAGAACATAACCTTGAAATAATTTCTAATGCCGACTGGGTGATTGATCTTGGCCCAGAAGGCGGAGACGCTGGTGGTTATATTGTTGCAGAGGGAACGCCTGAAGAAATTGCAAAAACAGAAGCATCATATACTGGCAACTTTTTATCCGAATTGTTTTTAGGTAATGAGTTATGA
- a CDS encoding pyridoxal-phosphate dependent enzyme, with amino-acid sequence MQNKSDILKMFNRFNFIKTPLVCANRYFPAGNVFVKLEGENLFGNIKARCAFYMLQDIVNRKSGCSHFVNVVESSSGNLAVALHKLSDHFNVNFLCLSDRTTPESKQKELLDEGVNVQFVKKMGYPDFRTARISKARELHEKSDYIWVNQYENPANAQAHYETTGPEIWEQTQGNIDWVVVSVGSGGTISGIAKYLKQKKPSINIVGVEPLGSTSFGGESHPYVSAGAGMRGPSELLKTYLKYIDYYAQVSDILAAMECKKVEELEGVSVGLTTGHCLAVASQLQTKSNDTVVVVSADSGRHYENTINNLIELPINQKTSVVQINQVFSFKHEVFKEDNDV; translated from the coding sequence ATGCAAAATAAAAGCGACATTCTTAAAATGTTCAATCGTTTTAATTTTATAAAGACCCCTCTTGTATGCGCAAATAGGTACTTTCCAGCTGGAAATGTATTTGTAAAACTCGAGGGTGAAAATCTATTTGGCAATATCAAGGCACGTTGTGCATTTTACATGCTGCAAGATATTGTAAACCGGAAGAGTGGTTGTAGCCACTTTGTAAATGTAGTGGAATCCTCATCTGGCAACTTGGCAGTTGCACTTCACAAGCTGTCTGATCACTTTAATGTTAATTTTTTATGCTTGTCTGACAGAACCACCCCGGAAAGTAAACAAAAAGAACTTCTTGATGAAGGGGTTAATGTGCAGTTTGTGAAGAAAATGGGTTACCCAGATTTTCGAACAGCAAGAATCTCTAAGGCTAGAGAATTGCATGAAAAGTCTGACTATATTTGGGTGAACCAGTATGAGAATCCGGCAAATGCTCAGGCTCATTATGAAACCACAGGGCCTGAGATATGGGAGCAGACACAGGGCAATATAGACTGGGTCGTAGTCTCGGTCGGTTCAGGCGGGACTATTTCCGGGATAGCCAAATATCTTAAACAGAAAAAACCATCAATAAATATAGTTGGCGTAGAACCATTAGGATCGACATCATTTGGTGGAGAAAGCCATCCATACGTTTCTGCCGGAGCTGGAATGCGAGGTCCATCTGAATTGCTGAAAACTTATTTAAAGTACATTGATTATTATGCACAGGTGTCAGATATCCTTGCTGCTATGGAATGTAAAAAGGTTGAGGAACTTGAGGGTGTGAGTGTGGGGCTTACTACCGGTCATTGCTTAGCCGTAGCATCACAGTTGCAAACTAAATCTAATGATACAGTTGTTGTTGTGTCGGCAGATAGCGGAAGACATTATGAAAACACAATCAATAATTTAATTGAATTACCAATCAATCAAAAGACAAGTGTAGTTCAAATAAACCAAGTTTTCAGTTTTAAACATGAAGTCTTCAAGGAGGATAATGATGTCTAA
- a CDS encoding radical SAM protein — MTNHTVNDTPLSVHIFATSRCNLNCRHCFIEATSFSRNHKDLSSNAILNAVNIIHNISSKVDFEIEGGEIIMHPQFPDIIGGIDEEVFPNITITTNGTNSIDFAQMKLCGHKGSLRLRVSAEGHNEKIHNILRSSKLADAFQFVEQGSKTGVNTVIRTTLHSENIEYISEMISAYAAAGAREIQFLEFQQCGRGKQANNKHLVIDETAFKEAVNEFCSVAIPNDIQRMTLSLSSRRLKSLKSWNNHFFQSATNKMGCKDASLTFNWDGSISICPWEPHETVIADRWPDDLSSFVINKLESGKLFHECDFCSAFKFIRGENAK, encoded by the coding sequence ATGACTAATCATACGGTGAATGACACACCTCTTTCTGTGCATATTTTTGCGACTTCTCGTTGTAACTTAAACTGCAGACACTGTTTTATAGAAGCCACGAGCTTTTCTCGTAATCACAAAGATTTATCTTCTAATGCAATTCTCAATGCAGTAAATATTATACACAATATTAGTTCAAAAGTAGATTTTGAAATTGAGGGTGGTGAAATTATCATGCACCCACAATTCCCAGATATTATAGGGGGTATAGATGAAGAAGTATTCCCTAATATTACCATTACTACCAACGGAACAAATTCCATTGATTTTGCCCAGATGAAACTGTGCGGCCATAAAGGCTCATTAAGATTGAGAGTATCGGCTGAAGGTCACAATGAAAAGATTCACAACATCTTGCGCTCTAGTAAGTTGGCGGATGCTTTTCAATTCGTTGAGCAAGGATCGAAAACGGGCGTAAATACAGTCATTCGGACAACGTTGCATTCTGAAAATATAGAATATATCAGTGAAATGATATCTGCCTATGCTGCAGCCGGTGCCAGAGAAATACAATTTCTTGAATTTCAACAATGTGGTCGAGGAAAACAAGCCAATAACAAGCATCTTGTCATTGATGAAACCGCCTTTAAAGAGGCTGTTAATGAATTCTGTTCTGTTGCGATACCAAATGACATACAGCGTATGACATTGAGCCTTTCAAGTAGACGACTCAAAAGCCTCAAGAGCTGGAATAATCATTTTTTCCAATCAGCAACAAATAAAATGGGATGCAAGGATGCATCTTTAACGTTTAACTGGGACGGAAGTATCAGCATTTGTCCATGGGAACCCCACGAAACAGTAATTGCGGATCGATGGCCTGATGATTTGTCATCATTCGTAATAAACAAACTTGAAAGCGGAAAATTATTCCATGAATGTGATTTCTGTAGCGCGTTTAAATTTATAAGGGGGGAAAATGCAAAATAA
- a CDS encoding 3-oxoacyl-[acyl-carrier-protein] synthase III C-terminal domain-containing protein, with protein MRKSRYGFECLKYTELPRHDIQHLAREAELSNEEINILAENGLSMLPLCGQNPDVLLKNEIRKLLSSKAEIGVRIKLVLFLHSIPGMILKSPSFIENLLIDTPIEMVPVIPVSGQPCSVFHYGIQLAQHCLRWMDKDSAVMVIGMDIAHKIKDRFFFGSAMGDSIIIGCISSLNIEHEILGNFTDTHIIATNGENSPSEAIAKFRAANPTFIRKSAESCLDIAGLNLTDIDWIVPHTPYKKISQIIGDMLGFPNEKIIMDYLHDTGHLNSNDSFCHYKRACTEGKIGIEQKALLVNPGFGGTRGVTILQNIGDTND; from the coding sequence ATGAGAAAGTCCAGATATGGTTTTGAATGTTTGAAATACACAGAGCTGCCACGACATGACATCCAGCATCTTGCAAGGGAAGCCGAGCTAAGTAACGAAGAAATTAATATTCTAGCTGAAAATGGTTTGTCCATGCTTCCACTTTGTGGACAGAATCCAGATGTACTTTTAAAAAACGAAATTAGAAAACTACTCAGTTCCAAGGCAGAGATTGGGGTTCGTATAAAACTCGTCCTATTTCTTCATTCCATACCCGGAATGATCTTGAAATCACCTTCGTTTATTGAAAACCTATTGATTGATACACCAATCGAAATGGTACCAGTTATCCCGGTAAGTGGGCAACCTTGTTCTGTGTTCCATTACGGTATCCAGTTAGCTCAACATTGCCTTAGATGGATGGATAAAGACTCTGCGGTAATGGTCATAGGAATGGATATAGCCCATAAGATCAAGGATCGGTTCTTTTTTGGTTCAGCGATGGGCGATAGTATTATTATTGGGTGCATTAGTTCATTAAATATAGAGCATGAAATTCTTGGCAATTTTACAGACACACACATTATAGCAACAAATGGAGAAAATTCCCCTTCTGAAGCCATAGCGAAGTTTCGTGCGGCGAACCCAACCTTTATAAGGAAATCTGCGGAAAGCTGTTTAGATATTGCTGGATTGAATTTAACTGATATTGATTGGATAGTGCCTCATACTCCATACAAAAAAATCTCCCAGATTATCGGTGATATGCTTGGTTTCCCCAACGAAAAAATCATTATGGACTATCTTCATGATACTGGACATCTAAACTCGAATGATTCTTTCTGCCACTACAAGCGAGCATGCACAGAAGGAAAGATTGGAATAGAACAGAAAGCATTGCTAGTAAACCCAGGATTCGGAGGTACTCGTGGCGTTACGATTTTACAAAATATAGGAGATACAAATGACTAA
- a CDS encoding class I adenylate-forming enzyme family protein, with protein MKNTCNRVEDLLINAASRFRDKTAIISLSENCEISFHTWLSDAYAFAGWLNSNFGDSPGCVILQTSNSYSFICAIFGGFIAGKTIVPISPKTDSRTLSFILSDCRPVLGLIDENGGKDLYIENGCDVFELHRVMDDLKSLNHTKKYLSQNAKSISDFNDIALIIYTSGSTDLPKGVVCPHRQVLFATNAINSILCNSQEDVILCGLPFSFDYGLYQIFLMLHGCATLVVAEDFSVPMAIPYWIDKFKVTGFPGVPSLFQMLIESRLLERGRLDQLRYSTSTGDVFPVETILTLRSILPSTTIFPMYGLTECKRVSILPPCDFEGHEASVGKPLPGTKVFVVDEDGKILPANEVGELVVQGPHVMQGYLNNPKVNSVRFSLNSCTNETWLHTGDIFRIDNEGFLFFEGRKQGFLKLRDQRISPVAIEKSLSGLADIQQVAVVGAKDSLGRDSVFVFVRPEKGKNVTSQMISSKTRDLLPVSLAPNQVNILKKTFPVTQNGKIDRNNLSELACRMLKQ; from the coding sequence ATGAAAAACACATGCAATCGCGTTGAAGACCTATTGATAAATGCTGCTTCACGATTTAGGGATAAAACTGCCATAATATCCCTGTCGGAAAATTGTGAAATATCATTTCATACTTGGCTTAGTGATGCATATGCCTTTGCAGGATGGCTCAATTCAAATTTTGGTGATAGTCCTGGGTGCGTTATTCTTCAAACATCGAATAGTTATTCCTTTATTTGTGCTATTTTTGGTGGTTTTATTGCGGGAAAAACAATTGTTCCCATAAGCCCAAAGACCGATTCTCGCACATTATCATTTATCCTTAGTGATTGTCGACCTGTTCTGGGATTAATTGATGAGAATGGAGGTAAGGATTTATATATAGAAAATGGGTGTGATGTTTTTGAGTTGCACCGAGTAATGGATGATTTAAAGAGTCTTAATCATACAAAAAAATATTTATCGCAAAATGCCAAATCGATATCTGATTTTAATGATATAGCACTGATAATATATACGTCTGGATCGACAGATTTACCTAAAGGTGTTGTTTGTCCTCACCGGCAAGTTTTATTTGCCACAAATGCCATTAATTCTATACTTTGCAACTCACAAGAAGATGTCATTCTCTGCGGCCTTCCTTTTTCCTTTGATTATGGTTTATATCAAATTTTTTTAATGTTGCATGGTTGTGCAACGTTGGTTGTCGCAGAAGATTTTTCTGTTCCTATGGCAATACCCTATTGGATAGATAAGTTCAAGGTGACCGGCTTTCCGGGAGTGCCTTCATTATTTCAGATGTTAATAGAGTCGAGATTACTTGAACGTGGAAGGTTGGACCAACTTCGTTATTCGACGTCTACAGGAGATGTCTTTCCGGTTGAAACTATCTTAACACTCAGAAGTATCCTCCCCTCTACCACTATATTTCCAATGTATGGTCTTACGGAATGTAAACGTGTGAGTATTCTACCACCTTGTGATTTCGAAGGGCATGAAGCCTCAGTCGGAAAGCCATTACCCGGAACTAAGGTCTTTGTTGTTGATGAAGATGGCAAAATATTGCCTGCCAACGAGGTTGGAGAATTGGTTGTACAGGGACCGCATGTAATGCAAGGTTACTTAAACAACCCAAAGGTCAATTCAGTTCGGTTTAGCCTAAACTCATGCACGAATGAGACCTGGTTGCATACTGGTGACATTTTCAGAATAGATAATGAAGGATTTCTGTTTTTTGAAGGACGAAAACAAGGCTTTCTCAAGCTTCGTGATCAAAGGATTAGTCCTGTTGCTATCGAAAAGAGCCTGTCAGGACTGGCTGATATACAGCAAGTAGCGGTTGTAGGCGCAAAAGATTCACTAGGAAGGGATAGTGTATTTGTTTTTGTTAGGCCTGAAAAAGGAAAAAATGTTACTTCGCAAATGATATCCAGTAAGACCCGGGATCTCTTGCCAGTTTCACTCGCCCCCAACCAGGTTAACATATTAAAAAAAACCTTTCCGGTAACACAAAATGGGAAGATTGATCGAAATAATTTATCAGAATTGGCTTGCAGGATGTTAAAACAATGA
- the nadE gene encoding NAD(+) synthase, with amino-acid sequence MNNINLSKQDAENEKNRIVEFLKKSLGGKKAVVGISGGLDSDVVARLVALAIGSNNLKLFIVLQDDMEERHLENARVLAKDLRVPLQEIDLKKYPFDFINQLANADPQENFRPDGLLDSSRAKCSLRTPILSTYQDRGYIVIGTSNRTEYELGFFLPFGDGIAHIKPITHLYKTQVRQISHLLGTRIPVIDQPASAGFWKGETDLEDLAYWLFNEAPIQQERTFTDADILEVNEIKSELSTERVDEVVYAINWLNLKDETINSDTGLSIKNILRFRNLIKAASEFKCKPYNIQLEPNPDGR; translated from the coding sequence ATGAATAATATTAATTTGTCAAAACAAGATGCAGAGAATGAGAAGAACCGAATTGTTGAGTTTTTAAAAAAGTCCTTGGGTGGCAAAAAAGCGGTTGTTGGTATCTCTGGAGGGCTTGATTCTGACGTTGTGGCGCGATTAGTTGCATTAGCCATTGGTTCCAACAATTTAAAATTATTTATTGTTCTTCAGGATGATATGGAAGAAAGGCATCTCGAGAATGCCCGGGTTCTTGCCAAAGATTTGAGAGTACCCTTACAAGAAATTGATTTAAAAAAATATCCTTTTGATTTTATTAATCAGCTTGCCAATGCTGATCCACAAGAGAATTTCCGGCCTGACGGACTTCTCGATTCTTCTCGGGCTAAATGTTCTTTGAGAACCCCAATACTTTCAACATACCAAGATCGCGGATATATTGTAATTGGGACATCAAACAGAACTGAATATGAACTTGGATTTTTCCTGCCATTTGGGGATGGTATTGCTCACATCAAGCCTATTACCCATTTGTATAAAACACAAGTTCGTCAGATTTCCCATCTTTTGGGAACACGAATCCCCGTCATTGACCAACCTGCTTCAGCCGGATTTTGGAAAGGGGAAACAGACTTGGAAGATCTCGCATACTGGTTGTTTAATGAAGCCCCTATTCAACAAGAAAGAACATTTACAGATGCAGATATCCTTGAGGTAAATGAAATCAAATCGGAACTGTCTACTGAACGTGTCGATGAGGTTGTATACGCAATCAATTGGCTTAATTTGAAAGACGAAACGATAAATTCGGACACTGGCCTGTCAATAAAAAATATCTTGAGATTCCGTAATCTTATCAAAGCTGCCTCAGAGTTTAAATGTAAGCCTTACAATATCCAATTAGAACCTAATCCAGATGGAAGATGA
- a CDS encoding acyl carrier protein yields the protein MNSFEKRVCNTIRATADWLPSDQIITDRHSLRKDLGFDSLAIVHLQVAIEDEFEIRFDPVSTDFITVFETVGSLSNFLSTIKPTKEIL from the coding sequence ATGAATTCATTTGAAAAAAGGGTATGCAATACTATACGTGCCACAGCAGATTGGTTACCAAGTGATCAGATAATTACAGATCGTCATTCATTGAGAAAAGATTTGGGTTTTGATTCATTAGCTATTGTCCATTTACAAGTGGCCATCGAAGACGAATTTGAGATTAGATTTGACCCCGTAAGTACCGATTTTATTACTGTGTTTGAAACAGTGGGCAGTTTGTCAAATTTTCTATCCACAATAAAACCTACCAAGGAGATACTGTAA